A stretch of DNA from Agrobacterium cucumeris:
GCGTGAAAAATCGTCGCTCAAAAATGCGCTTGACGTCGGCAAAAATTTCTCACCAAATGAACCAATATCGGATTGGTTCAGACAAATGGTGCGGCGTGGCAGCAGGCCCTAACGACAATTCCAACTACGCCTTGGCGCGGTTGCGTGACTATATTCAGGCGAATCATCTCGCGAGGGATGGGCGTCTGCCGACGGAACGGGCCTTTGCGGAGACTTTTAACGTCGGCCGCCGTTCGATCCGCCGGGCGCTGGAGGTTCTGGAAGCCGAGGGCCTGATCTGGCGGCGGCAGGGGGCCGGAACCTTTGTGGGTGAAAAACCGGATGATTGGTCCGCCCAGGTCACGGAACTGGTCGCCGGAACGGATTTCATGGAAATCATGGAAGTGCGCCTGCGCATAGAACCACAGCTGGCGCAGCTTGCGGCCATGCGCGCCAAACCGGCCGAGGTGGAGCGCATGCGCGCGCTTGTTCAAAAGACCGGCCAGAGCACGGATGCCGACGCCAAGGAATTATGGGATGGCTCGCTCCATCGCCAGATCGCCCAGAGCGCCGGCAACAAGCTTTTCCTGTCGATCTTCGATGTCGTCAACCGCATTCGCCAGGACGA
This window harbors:
- a CDS encoding FadR/GntR family transcriptional regulator, which produces MNQYRIGSDKWCGVAAGPNDNSNYALARLRDYIQANHLARDGRLPTERAFAETFNVGRRSIRRALEVLEAEGLIWRRQGAGTFVGEKPDDWSAQVTELVAGTDFMEIMEVRLRIEPQLAQLAAMRAKPAEVERMRALVQKTGQSTDADAKELWDGSLHRQIAQSAGNKLFLSIFDVVNRIRQDDAWQSIRELARRSGTNGRASFEQHMAIVEAIADRDPARAGEAMRQHLLMHQERLIRATSLGFLEENTGEGNAAEADNSLTEAS